One Euphorbia lathyris chromosome 1, ddEupLath1.1, whole genome shotgun sequence DNA segment encodes these proteins:
- the LOC136228530 gene encoding uncharacterized protein, giving the protein MEGQHKKSLFAAIVKPETENGRPSSMVVKKANTLIPAHIIAEAISTIRGLDLRWSGPITPSERQYVEQYVLAKYPQYAGHVVGEKIDLSTLCINEEASETMLEDRRKSPRTSASSPSIGSNLPDLDRTQLEPSRLLDILTKKSSFPGSFISIPEIQAQNRVLKHCGLPNEEYLVLFTPNHKDAMMLVGESYPFFRGNFYMTVLPEETDYIREFASYKESKVILAPETWLDLRIKGSQLSQYFRRKCKHSPKGLFSYPVDVNGTRYSMHWVSEAHRNSWHVLLDATTLVVGKDSMNLALHKPDFVLCSPDSAEPNPSSITCLLVRKKSFDNSATYS; this is encoded by the exons ATGGAAGGTCAACACAAGAAATCTCTTTTTGCAGCTATAGTGAAACCAGAAACAGAAAATGGCAGACCAAGCAGTATGGTTGTTAAG AAAGCAAATACTCTTATTCCTGCACACATTATAGCAGAAGCTATATCAACAATCCGGGGTCTGGATCTGAGATGGTCCGGTCCGATTACACCATCTGAAAGGCAATATGTTGAACAGTATGTATTAGCAAAGTATCCACAATATGCAGGTCATGTTGTTGGAGAAAAGATTGATCTTTCCACTCTTTGCATCAATGAAGAGGCTTCCGAAACTATGCTTGAAGATAGGCGAAAATCGCCAAGGACTAGTGCCTCGTCGCCTTCCATTGGTAGTAATCTCCCTGACTTGGACAGAACACAGCTAGAACCATCCAGGCTGCTTGATATTCTCACCAAGAAATCCTCTTTTCCGGGGAGTTTTATTTCGATACCCGAAATCCAAGCCCAGAACCGAGTTTTGAAGCATTGTGGATTACCTAATGAAGAGTATCTTGTTCTCTTTACACCAAACCATAAGGATGCAATGATGTTAGTAGGTGAGAGTTACCCTTTCTTCAGAGGGAATTTCTACATGACTGTTCTTCCTGAAGAAACGGATTACATACGCGAATTCGCCTCTTACAAGGAATCGAAAGTGATACTAGCCCCCGAAACATGGTTGGATTTGAGGATAAAAGGATCACAACTTAGTCAGTATTTCAGGAGGAAGTGCAAGCATAGCCCGAAAGGGTTATTCTCTTACCCGGTGGACGTAAATGGTACCCGATACTCTATGCATTGGGTATCGGAAGCACATAGGAATTCATGGCATGTGCTGCTTGATGCAACAACACTTGTGGTTGGGAAAGACAGCATGAATCTTGCACTTCACAAGCCAGATTTTGTACTGTGCAGTCCTGATAGTGCAGAGCCTAATCCTTCAAGCATTACTTGCCTTCTTGTCAGGAAGAAATCTTTTGATAATTCAGCAACTTATTCTTAG
- the LOC136228537 gene encoding glucuronoxylan 4-O-methyltransferase 1 — MPPDLPHYRSFATPLVRFSPPTSPKPHFIIPKRNHSMKVPGRKIIPLLVFVLSTISILRLLRIATSTSSSSPPLPAFHPSLQLKCSPDCTDVSSYLHSNPATQSKTVLTKKEFKLLSDLIKHKAPCNLLIFGMEPKYLKLSSINSGGISVFLEDNTDRISKIRAKSNNTRIYKVNYQVPAKDAYELLNHARKDPSCSPSSTRLQNSTCKLALTSLPEEVYQQKWDVVVVDGPSGHSPEAPGRMAAIFTAGMIARAGNKTDVFVHDVDRTIEKWFSWEFLCEENLVSSKGKLWNFRITSTTNSTKFCTD, encoded by the coding sequence ATGCCCCCTGATTTACCCCATTATCGTTCCTTTGCAACTCCTCTTGTTAGGTTCTCACCTCCAACTTCTCCTAAACCACATTTCATCATACCCAAACGAAATCACAGTATGAAAGTTCCTGGAAGAAAGATCATACCTCTGCTTGTTTTCGTTTTATCAACCATCTCCATTCTTAGACTTCTTAGAATTGCTACCTCTACATCATCTTCTAGCCCTCCATTACCTGCATTCCATCCAAGTCTGCAACTTAAATGTTCTCCAGATTGCACCGATGTTTCATCGTACCTGCATAGCAATCCAGCCACCCAAAGTAAGACAGTTCTCACAAAAAAGGAATTTAAGCTTCTGTCTGATCTCATTAAGCATAAAGCCCCTTGCAACCTCCTTATTTTTGGCATGGAGCCAAAGTACCTAAAGCTCTCTTCAATCAACTCGGGAGGCATCAGTGTCTTTCTAGAAGACAATACAGACAGGATAAGCAAAATTAGAGCAAAATCCAACAACACAAGAATCTACAAGGTCAACTATCAAGTACCTGCAAAAGATGCTTATGAGCTGCTCAACCATGCAAggaaagacccatcttgttctcCCAGCTCAACAAGACTTCAAAATTCAACGTGCAAACTAGCGTTAACAAGTTTACCTGAAGAAGTTTATCAGCAGAAATGGGATGTAGTAGTGGTGGATGGACCTAGTGGGCACTCCCCTGAGGCACCAGGTAGGATGGCGGCAATCTTCACTGCTGGTATGATAGCAAGAGCTGGAAATAAAACAGATGTATTTGTACATGATGTGGATCGAACAATTGAGAAGTGGTTTTCTTGGGAGTTCCTGTGTGAAGAGAACTTAGTTTCATCCAAGGGTAAGCTCTGGAATTTTCGGATCACGAGTACAACAAATTCTACAAAGTTCTGCACTGACTAA
- the LOC136228513 gene encoding TITAN-like protein produces the protein MSHIGEKKSKKKKRSEFEFCKVCNLNHDQGPAHKYYPNHKKSLSAFLSRFRSKLLDIVFFLKNPSSLRPEHASRNRFWCVFCDADIDEIGSSFACANAILHLESDDHLKNLKHFFWKYGGGTDNMDTFRILEADVAKWEKKCNSLENESGSIGGGSHVLVGPSNDIQNELNHKNINRFENINFEPHKSNCSNGVMPLQYYTNEYQISNSGLSTEANIGAFPLNAVSSLPVDACSGTSLSKSYDLTVHFNSPQPPLLSSSNLSDRAVFQGRGIVSGASTSQGSQQTSQNFAVPPERAGGNVHTGAPPPWFEATEGNQLNVKLKPISSSISKKSGKKLNPNRVGAAWAERRKVELEMEKRGEVAKSDFDADWLPNFGRVWQSGSRRESRKEYEKEKQKSIKVESHSEMPITIQPYISKRMRKDTGE, from the exons ATGAGCCACATTGGTGAGAAGAAAagtaagaagaaaaaaagaagtgaATTCGAGTTTTGCAAGGTTTGCAATCTGAATCACGACCAAGGACCGGCCCATAAGTACTATCCGAATCATAAAAAGTCTCTCTCCGCTTTCCTATCTCGATTCCGTAGCAAGCTCCTGGACATTGTGTTCTTTCTCAAAAACCCTAGTTCTTTGCGCCCAGAACACGCTTCCCGCAATCGCTTTTGGTGCGTCTTCTGCGATGCTGATATCGATGAGATCGGAAGCTCCTTTGCTTG CGCTAATGCAATACTTCATCTGGAAAGTGATGATCATTTGAAGAACTTGAAGCACTTTTTCTGGAAATATGGTGGTGGGACGGACAACATGGATACTTTTCGAATTTTGGAAGCTGATGTAGCTAAG TGGGAAAAGAAGTGCAACTCATTGGAGAATGAATCTGGATCAATTGGTGGTGGATCTCATGTGCTAGTTGGACCTTCAAATGATATCCAAAATGAACTcaaccataaaaatataaatagatTTGAGAACATTAATTTTGAACCTCATAAATCAAATTGTTCAAATGGTGTTATGCCTTTACAATATTATACAAATGAGTATCAGATATCCAATTCAGGTCTCTCAACAGAAGCAAATATCGGGGCATTTCCACTTAATGCTGTCTCTTCTTTGCCTGTTGATGCATGTTCTGGTACAAGTCTATCTAAATCATATGATTTAACAG TTCATTTCAATAGCCCACAGCCTCCTCTATTGTCATCGTCCAATCTCAGTGATAGAGCA GTATTTCAGGGCAGAGGAATAGTAAGTGGAGCAAGCACTTCACAGG GTTCACAGCAAACTAGTCAAAATTTCGCGGTGCCTCCTGAAAGGGCTGGAGGAAATGTGCACACTGGAGCGCCTCCTCCTTGgtttgaagcaactgaaggaAACCAGTTGAATGTTAAATTAAAACCAATCTCATCTAGCATCTCAAAGAAGTCTGGAAAAAAATTAAACCCAAATAGGGTAGGAGCTGCTTGGGCAGAGAGAAGAAAGGTTGAATTAGAGATGGAAAAGAGAGGAGAAGTTGCCAAGAGTGACTTTGATGCCGACTGGCTTCCTAATTTTGGCAGAGTTTGGCAATCAGGTAGTAGAAGGGAATCCAGAAAAGAGTATGAGAAGGAGAAGCAAAAGTCAATCAAGGTTGAAAGTCATTCTGAGATGCCTATTACAATACAGCCTTACATAAGTAAAAGAATG CGAAAGGATACAGGTGAATGA